CCAGCACTTCCATGCTGCCCGCCAGGCCACCGATTCCGCCCGAAATAACCATCGCCATCAGCACCATCCGTTTTACCGGAATCCCTACATATTCAGCGGCGTCTTTGTTGGTTCCCACTGTTGCCATTCTGAATCCCTGGGGGGTATATTTCCAGTAGATATAATAGACCACCAAGGCCGCCAGAGCAATGAATAATCCAATCGTCAGCTGGCTGTTGGGAATCAGCTTAATCAGCTTGGCACTGTCCATGATGATGTCCGACTGGGGATAGGTCGCCTTTTCTTCCATCATCGGTCCGTTGACCAGGGCTGATACGATATACACTGCCACATAGTTCATCATTACTGTGGTAATCATTTCGCTGGCATTAAAACGGTTCTTTAAAAATCCGACAATCCCTCCCCAGAAGGCGCCTCCGATAAAACCTGCCAGGAGTGCCAGCGGCACATGCAGCACCATCGGCAGCTCCATATAGACCGCGACATATGTGGAAAACAGGGCTCCCATGTAAAGCTGGCCTTCGATCCCGATATTGACCAGGCCGCACTTATAGGCAAATCCATAGGACAGACCGACAAAAATCAGCGTTGTCGCTTTGACCAGTGTTGCCGCAATGGCCATTTTTGAACCAAAGGCCCCCTGCCACATGACCTGATAAACTTCCACCGGATTCTGCTGAATCAGAGCTATGATGAGTGCTCCGAATATCAGCGCAAATACAATGGATAAGAGGGGTTTTATTATATTTGTTTGCAGTTTCATTGATGCCTCCTGAGTATGGTTCAATCTTAATTCCCTGATTTTTCTAAACTTTTCAGTCCTTATGGAGCCAATATCTTTATTCTATATTCTCTGGCAAAAAATAAAGGCGCATTGATTAAAAATCAATAACGCCTTTGTTATTTCGATACAATATTTTCTTTGTGCCGTAATAATAACATGGTTATCCTATGATGTCAACATAAATCTCATCGCAATAATAATTTATTATCACGACTTTTTCTAAAAGCTCTTTTCTCTTTGATACATCACTATCTCCGTTGCCAATTGATTTGCTTTTTTTGCCATCTCATCGGTATCTATTGAAGTCAATTCTCCATCCTTGGCAACAATTTTCCCATTTACAATCGTCATCTTTGTATAGGAATGATTTCCCAGAGAAACCAGGGATACTAATGGATCATGGCATCCCGCATAGGCAATGTCGTTCAGATCAAAGAGAATCAGATCTGCCCCCATATTCTCTTGAATATAACCGATATCATTTCTACCAAGAACTTCAGCGCCCCCTCTTGTTGCAACTTTTAGACACTCATATGCGTTTAATCCCTGGGTTCCGTATTTTAAATGATTCAATAAATACATCCGCCTTACTTCTTCCCACATGTTTGATCCATCATTGCTGGCACTGCCATCAACAGCCAGACTGAGTTTTGCTTTACTTTTCACCAATTCGCTGGTTCTACAGATTCCACTGTTTAATTTCATATTGCTTGAAGGACAATGGGCAATTCCACTACCATTCAAGCGAGATATTTCCTGATCATTCAAGTAAATGCTGTGGGCAAACCAAACATCTTGTCCGACCCATTCTAAGGATTCCATTAATTCAAAGGGGCGAAGTCCATATTTCTCTAAACAAAATTTTTCTTCATCTTTTGTTTCTGCCAGATGGGTATGAAGCATCACTTTATTTTGCCTCGCCATTTTAGCTGTTTCTTTCATCAGTGAATCCGTAACCGAAAAAGGCGAACACGGTGCCAGGGCAATTCTTGTCATCGCAAAATCGCCAGTGTCGTGATAGCTGTCAATCAGCCTTTGAGAATCATTTAAAATCTCCGTCTCTGTTTGCACAACACTCATCGGCGGCAGACCCCCATCATCTACCCCTAGTGACATAGACCCTCTGGTTGCATGAAAGCGGATCCCAATCTCTTTTGCTGCTTTAATCTGAGTATCGATCAGCTGACTGCCAGCCCCTTGTGGAAAAACATAGTGGTGATCTGCCGTATAGGTACAGCCGGTTCTCAATAATTCACTCATCCCAACCATTGCACCATAATAAATTGCTTCTTCATCCATATGCTGCCAGAATTGATATAATCCTTTGAGCCAGGGAAATAGGGGTAATTCCTGAACCTCTTTTATTCCCCGAAATAAAGTCTGATACAAGTGATGGTGGGTATTTACAAAGCCTGGTAAAGCTACCAGTCCATTGCAGTCAACCACCTGGTTAACTTTTGTGTACTTTTCATCCAAACTTTTGCCAATTTCCATAATGACCCCATCTTCCACAAAGA
This genomic interval from Eubacteriaceae bacterium ES3 contains the following:
- a CDS encoding ABC transporter permease, which translates into the protein MKLQTNIIKPLLSIVFALIFGALIIALIQQNPVEVYQVMWQGAFGSKMAIAATLVKATTLIFVGLSYGFAYKCGLVNIGIEGQLYMGALFSTYVAVYMELPMVLHVPLALLAGFIGGAFWGGIVGFLKNRFNASEMITTVMMNYVAVYIVSALVNGPMMEEKATYPQSDIIMDSAKLIKLIPNSQLTIGLFIALAALVVYYIYWKYTPQGFRMATVGTNKDAAEYVGIPVKRMVLMAMVISGGIGGLAGSMEVLGVQHKLLEGLSAGYGFDGIAVALLGNSSAIGIFFSSILFGALRSGGNAVQMFTRLPIAVIYIIQGLVIIFVVVDQFKPFSFKKSEGLGKLLERKRLERKEVSQ
- a CDS encoding 8-oxoguanine deaminase, encoding MSSLLLKKIKTIYTFNHDDEILEETDLFVEDGVIMEIGKSLDEKYTKVNQVVDCNGLVALPGFVNTHHHLYQTLFRGIKEVQELPLFPWLKGLYQFWQHMDEEAIYYGAMVGMSELLRTGCTYTADHHYVFPQGAGSQLIDTQIKAAKEIGIRFHATRGSMSLGVDDGGLPPMSVVQTETEILNDSQRLIDSYHDTGDFAMTRIALAPCSPFSVTDSLMKETAKMARQNKVMLHTHLAETKDEEKFCLEKYGLRPFELMESLEWVGQDVWFAHSIYLNDQEISRLNGSGIAHCPSSNMKLNSGICRTSELVKSKAKLSLAVDGSASNDGSNMWEEVRRMYLLNHLKYGTQGLNAYECLKVATRGGAEVLGRNDIGYIQENMGADLILFDLNDIAYAGCHDPLVSLVSLGNHSYTKMTIVNGKIVAKDGELTSIDTDEMAKKANQLATEIVMYQREKSF